From the genome of Gilliamella sp. wkB7, one region includes:
- a CDS encoding sigma 54-interacting transcriptional regulator: MQAAIIEINNDQQLINYNQQAGELISSDLLNLDQPFNYHDVFSLDNSVNLDKQDDTIIVLNNQYYLLQKVVESSKTIFIIQSIEYLKKRLSKINVVDHQAFNIFATQSAVMQKLIAQAKAFSMQREPLLISGETGTGKDLLAHACHQYSSRGDQTFLALNCAAMPDEVVESELYGHAVGAYPGAIESKKGFFEQANGGSVLLDGIDEMSFQMQTKLLRFINDGYFRRVGDDDEVYVDVRIICATKVDLAGLVEQGKFRKDLYYRLNVLPLNLPSLQERKDDIALLTQIFVDEFALKQGITSPTIDTSVTESLTRYPWPGNVRQLKNVLYSALAQLKSTILTMEDIVLPTANSSQLPWTNNIGNKTLDEMTKQFEKEILKSLYIEYPSSRKLAKRLGVSHTAIANKLRDYGIGR; this comes from the coding sequence ATGCAAGCAGCAATCATTGAAATCAATAATGACCAACAATTAATTAACTATAATCAACAAGCTGGTGAACTGATTTCGTCTGATTTGTTAAATTTGGATCAACCTTTTAATTATCATGATGTATTTTCTCTTGATAATTCCGTGAATTTGGATAAGCAAGATGATACGATTATTGTTTTAAATAACCAATACTATTTATTACAAAAAGTAGTGGAATCGTCAAAAACGATTTTTATTATACAATCAATCGAATATCTAAAAAAACGTTTATCAAAAATTAATGTTGTTGATCATCAGGCTTTTAATATTTTTGCAACGCAAAGCGCTGTTATGCAAAAACTTATTGCACAGGCAAAAGCCTTTTCAATGCAGCGTGAACCACTATTAATCTCGGGTGAGACGGGAACAGGCAAAGATCTGCTTGCCCATGCTTGCCATCAATATAGTTCACGGGGCGATCAAACCTTTTTAGCATTAAATTGTGCAGCAATGCCTGATGAAGTAGTTGAAAGTGAACTTTATGGTCATGCAGTAGGCGCTTATCCTGGCGCAATAGAAAGTAAAAAAGGTTTTTTTGAACAAGCAAACGGCGGTTCTGTATTACTTGATGGTATTGATGAAATGTCATTTCAAATGCAAACCAAATTATTGCGTTTTATTAATGATGGCTATTTTCGGCGTGTCGGCGATGATGATGAAGTCTATGTCGATGTGCGCATAATATGTGCGACAAAAGTTGACCTAGCTGGTTTAGTTGAGCAGGGAAAATTTAGGAAAGATCTTTATTACCGTCTAAATGTTTTGCCTCTTAATTTACCGTCATTGCAAGAACGTAAAGATGATATTGCCTTACTTACACAAATTTTTGTCGATGAATTTGCCCTTAAACAAGGCATTACTTCTCCCACCATTGATACTAGTGTGACCGAATCTTTAACACGCTATCCTTGGCCGGGTAATGTAAGACAACTTAAAAATGTTCTTTATTCAGCATTGGCACAATTGAAATCGACAATATTAACCATGGAAGATATAGTGTTACCTACAGCAAACAGTTCTCAATTACCATGGACTAATAATATTGGAAATAAAACGCTTGATGAAATGACTAAACAGTTTGAAAAAGAAATTTTAAAAAGCTTGTATATTGAATATCCAAGCTCCAGAAAACTCGCAAAAAGATTAGGGGTATCACATACTGCAATTGCTAATAAGCTTAGGGATTATGGGATAGGTAGATAA